From the genome of Leptospira koniambonensis:
ATACAATAATAACCGAGCAAATATCGGCTTCAAAATTTTAGACGTGATCGCCAATAACATCAATGTTGAGATCAAGACTAAGAAGAAAAAGTCTTTGATCGGGCGCGGCGATTTTGAAGGAGAAGAGGTTGTATTATTAAAACCTCAAACCTTCAGCGATCTATCGGGCGAGTCAGTTCTGTACATAGCTTCCTTCCTGAAAATTCAGGTACAGGATATTCTTGTAATCCACGAAGATTTAACCTTACCCTTGGGTAAAATTGTAGTGGATAAGGGAGCTAACGGGAACGAAAATCCTGGGATCAAATCAGTGATCCAATCCTTACGTTCTCCAAATTTTATCCGCATCCGTATCGGGATCGGTAACGACCAATTCGATGGCACTAATTTGGACGGATTTTTGAAGGAAGATTTCCAACCTCTCGAAAACTTAAGTTTGATCCAGATCATCAACGACGCGGAAGCTGCAATTCGCTCCATCAGTTTGGGCGATATTGAAGACGTGATCGAAAAATACAGATTGTAAAAATCCTTTACTTTTCCGGAAAAAAAGGGACTCTGATTATGGGGAACCTTTTCACTCGAAGCGGTTTCCAAGTAGTATCCGGTTTACGATTCCGGCAGGTCCAATGCCTGCTTCCTTTAGTCTAACCTACGGGAAGAATGTGGCTCCGAAGAGATGGCGGAGCTTGGGAGTTACACATGAATAACAATAATAAAGGTCTTAGATTACTTATACTTTTTATCTTAGTAATCCTAGGATTAGCAGTTCTTGTACCGCAAATCCACAATGTTTTGGAGAAACCAAGAGTATTACCGTTCTCCCAATTTATGAATATGGTAGAACCGGATGCTAACTCGAAGCCTAAGGGAAAATTAGTCAAAGTCAAAGATGCTAATTTCCCAGGATGCGATAAGTTAATCCTGAAAGGTGAGATGATCAAAGGTTGTTACGAACCTACGGACGAAGGAACAGCAAAACCTATTCTCCAATTTGAAACTATTATCCCAGGACCTTTGGACAAAGACTTTCTTGCTGCTTTAAGAAAAACGAATATAGATTTCGAAGTAGTTCCTCCGGAAAGCAGCCAAGGATTGGGAATGTTGAGTACCTTCCTGCTGATCGGATTGATCGGTATTTTCGTATTTTACTTTTTTATTATGCGCCAAGTCCAGTCTACCGGCAATAAGGCTTTCTCTTTTGGAAAATCTAAAGCTAAGATGACTGTAGATCCAAAGGTTAAGGTAAGTTTCGCAGACGTTGCAGGATGCGAAGAAGCTAAAACCGAATTGGTAGAAATTATAGAATTTTTAAAAGACCCTAAAAAATTCCAAGCTATGGGTGCAAGGATCCCAACCGGAGTTCTTTTAGTAGGCCCTCCGGGTACAGGTAAAACTTTACTTGCTAGAGCAGTTGCAGGAGAAGCTGGAGTTCCTTTCTTCAGTATCTCTGGTTCCGACTTCGTAGAAATGTTCGTGGGTGTGGGAGCTTCTCGTGTCCGCGACTTGTTCGAACAAG
Proteins encoded in this window:
- the pth gene encoding aminoacyl-tRNA hydrolase, giving the protein MKLIVGLGNPGDKYNNNRANIGFKILDVIANNINVEIKTKKKKSLIGRGDFEGEEVVLLKPQTFSDLSGESVLYIASFLKIQVQDILVIHEDLTLPLGKIVVDKGANGNENPGIKSVIQSLRSPNFIRIRIGIGNDQFDGTNLDGFLKEDFQPLENLSLIQIINDAEAAIRSISLGDIEDVIEKYRL